One segment of Hymenobacter volaticus DNA contains the following:
- a CDS encoding FG-GAP-like repeat-containing protein, producing MNSSFTPLNRPARAAFIRRPSALIPSLAGLLLAGPVQAQAPLVTTLSPARNAHAVPRATAVAVRFSQPLRNTASTRQALHVFGQQVGRKAGTAAVSDSTLRFLPNVGFKPGESVWVTVTTGVESQAGNTLARPQVYQFTAATAAGPGTFSGGSDVLVGNTPSSLAVGDVDGDGDLDVLTVNYPGTVSVRLNEGAGTYSGTQEVAVGSNPYRLAIGDLDGDGDLDLVTTAIGSSTLSVRVNNGEGVFSGNQQVPTGGLSNNDVALGDVDGDGDLDLVAAHDRQAVSVRLNDGRGSFGGTQEVVIGPGQLRDVALGDADQDGDLDLFVLDNSSSRVRIRFNTGPGIFTGNQEVAVDQGPNSLVLGDVDGDGDLDLLTTSFNDYTVSVRVNGGAGAFSGSQNLAMGNLVTGLTLGDADGDGDLDVLASKANRTLDVRLNNGRGVFGSSQESFLGNGTYRLATGDVDGDGDLDVLTTSMADGIGRINVRLNQVQPAPVITRLTPSAGPTGASVIITGTTFNGVTSVTFNGIPAVNFQVNSPTQLTATVPLGATTGPVVVYTTAGSSNGVLFTVNPPLQVTSLSPARNAVAAPRTSNVAVSFNQLLANTTPTQQALRVFSQQAGGQRTGTATVSGNQLVFQPSGSFKPGETVQVTLTGTAQSSTGLLASPHVFQFTTATTPSGALFSGGTDPAVGIGPVVVLTGDVDGDGNLDLLTANQNSSTISVLRNQGAGTFAGRQDLIADQNPQAAALADLDQDGDLDLLVTSAPFPAPGSSVRVWRNDGQGSFRAEQQFGVGNSPVGLAVGDVDGDGDLDVFIANAASNTVSVRLNNGAAVFSGGQEVEVGAQPTAVVTGDVDGDGDLDILTANRGSRSISVRFNEGGFFSSVGQQVAVGADPINLTLGDLDGDGDLDLVAANYFDSSLSVRFNDGTGFFSGGQQLAVGPLPRRVVLGDIDGDQDLDVLTALMGLNNLKVSVQLNNGRGSFQLHQEVPVDVPIGLALGDVDNNGTLDLLTTAFGSDQVSVRLNQRVLATANAAVAAQVSLYPNPVQQDVVQLRMPAHLVRPGAVVRLFNPLGQLVREQAWSASHPELWLGPLSPGIYSVHMATREGPVTKRLVVR from the coding sequence ATGAATTCAAGCTTTACTCCTTTAAACCGGCCGGCGCGGGCGGCTTTTATTCGGCGCCCTAGTGCCTTAATACCCTCCCTGGCTGGGTTGCTACTGGCCGGCCCGGTACAGGCACAAGCTCCGCTTGTTACCACCCTCTCGCCGGCTCGCAATGCCCACGCGGTGCCCCGCGCCACGGCCGTGGCCGTGCGCTTCTCGCAACCTCTGCGCAACACGGCCTCCACCCGGCAGGCTCTGCACGTCTTCGGCCAGCAAGTTGGCCGGAAGGCCGGCACGGCCGCAGTTAGCGACAGCACGCTGCGCTTTTTGCCAAACGTGGGGTTTAAACCCGGGGAATCAGTGTGGGTCACCGTTACGACGGGGGTGGAGAGCCAGGCCGGTAATACCTTGGCTCGCCCGCAGGTGTACCAGTTCACTGCCGCTACGGCCGCAGGCCCGGGTACCTTCAGTGGGGGCTCCGACGTGCTAGTGGGCAACACCCCGAGCAGCTTGGCCGTGGGCGATGTCGATGGGGATGGGGACCTGGATGTCCTTACGGTCAACTACCCCGGTACGGTGAGCGTGCGTCTCAACGAGGGGGCCGGAACGTACAGCGGCACCCAGGAAGTAGCCGTGGGCAGCAACCCGTACCGTCTGGCGATTGGCGACCTGGACGGCGACGGCGACCTGGACCTAGTCACCACTGCTATCGGGAGCAGCACGCTCAGCGTCCGGGTCAACAATGGGGAAGGTGTCTTCAGCGGTAATCAGCAGGTGCCCACCGGGGGGCTGAGCAACAACGACGTGGCTTTGGGCGACGTCGATGGGGATGGTGATCTGGACCTGGTGGCTGCCCATGACCGCCAAGCCGTGAGTGTGCGCCTCAACGATGGCCGGGGCTCGTTCGGTGGCACCCAAGAAGTCGTCATCGGGCCCGGTCAGCTGCGCGACGTGGCACTCGGTGATGCCGATCAGGACGGCGACCTAGATCTGTTCGTGCTCGATAACTCGAGCAGCCGAGTTCGCATTCGGTTCAACACGGGCCCGGGCATCTTTACGGGGAATCAGGAGGTAGCCGTGGACCAGGGCCCCAACAGCCTCGTGCTCGGCGACGTGGATGGGGACGGGGACCTGGATCTGCTGACGACCAGCTTCAACGACTACACCGTAAGTGTACGGGTCAACGGGGGCGCGGGCGCGTTCTCGGGCTCGCAAAACCTGGCCATGGGCAACCTGGTCACCGGCCTAACGCTCGGCGACGCGGACGGCGACGGCGACCTGGACGTGCTGGCCAGCAAAGCGAACCGCACCCTGGACGTACGCTTAAATAACGGTCGGGGAGTTTTTGGAAGCAGTCAGGAATCTTTTCTCGGGAACGGAACCTACCGCCTGGCCACCGGCGACGTGGACGGCGACGGCGACTTGGACGTGCTGACGACGTCCATGGCCGACGGCATCGGCCGCATAAACGTGCGTTTAAACCAGGTCCAACCCGCGCCCGTCATCACGCGCCTTACCCCCTCGGCGGGACCTACGGGTGCAAGCGTGATCATAACGGGTACCACTTTTAACGGCGTGACCAGTGTCACCTTCAACGGAATTCCAGCCGTCAATTTTCAAGTTAATTCCCCGACGCAGCTTACGGCTACGGTGCCCTTGGGCGCGACCACCGGCCCCGTCGTGGTTTATACTACGGCCGGGTCCAGCAACGGGGTGCTCTTCACCGTGAACCCACCCCTGCAAGTAACTTCGCTTAGCCCCGCACGCAATGCCGTGGCCGCCCCCCGGACTAGCAACGTGGCCGTAAGCTTCAACCAATTACTGGCCAACACCACCCCAACCCAACAAGCGCTGCGGGTATTCAGTCAGCAAGCCGGGGGCCAGCGGACGGGCACGGCTACTGTGAGCGGCAACCAGTTGGTGTTTCAACCAAGCGGCAGCTTCAAGCCGGGCGAAACGGTCCAAGTTACCCTGACGGGCACCGCGCAAAGTAGCACCGGGCTGCTAGCGAGTCCGCACGTGTTTCAATTCACGACGGCAACTACGCCGAGCGGGGCGCTGTTTAGCGGAGGAACTGATCCAGCCGTAGGAATCGGCCCCGTAGTAGTACTGACCGGCGATGTGGATGGCGACGGCAACCTCGACTTGCTCACCGCCAATCAAAACAGCAGCACGATCAGCGTGCTCCGCAACCAAGGTGCGGGCACTTTCGCCGGGCGGCAGGACTTGATTGCGGATCAGAACCCGCAGGCGGCCGCGCTGGCCGATCTGGATCAGGATGGCGACTTGGACTTACTCGTCACCAGTGCCCCCTTCCCGGCCCCTGGCTCTTCGGTGCGGGTCTGGCGTAACGATGGCCAAGGATCTTTCCGCGCGGAACAGCAGTTCGGGGTAGGCAATAGTCCGGTCGGCCTGGCCGTAGGCGACGTGGACGGCGATGGTGACCTCGACGTGTTCATCGCCAATGCCGCCAGTAATACAGTTAGTGTGCGCCTCAACAATGGTGCGGCTGTGTTCTCGGGCGGGCAGGAAGTGGAAGTTGGCGCCCAGCCCACTGCGGTCGTCACGGGCGACGTGGACGGGGACGGGGATCTGGATATACTCACCGCCAACCGCGGCAGCCGCTCAATCAGCGTGCGCTTCAATGAGGGTGGCTTCTTTTCATCGGTGGGACAGCAAGTGGCAGTGGGCGCTGACCCTATCAATTTAACGCTTGGCGACCTCGACGGCGACGGTGATTTAGACCTAGTCGCGGCGAATTATTTCGATAGCAGTTTAAGTGTGCGCTTCAACGACGGCACCGGTTTTTTCAGTGGGGGACAGCAGCTAGCGGTGGGCCCCTTGCCCCGCAGAGTGGTGCTGGGCGATATTGATGGCGACCAGGACCTGGATGTATTGACTGCTTTGATGGGGCTCAACAACTTGAAAGTGAGTGTCCAGCTCAACAACGGCCGGGGCAGCTTCCAGCTCCACCAGGAAGTGCCAGTGGACGTGCCGATCGGCTTAGCTCTCGGGGACGTGGACAACAACGGGACCCTGGATCTGCTCACCACGGCTTTCGGCAGTGACCAGGTAAGTGTGCGCCTAAACCAACGGGTGCTGGCGACGGCCAATGCGGCCGTGGCGGCGCAAGTCAGTTTATACCCTAATCCGGTGCAGCAAGACGTTGTGCAGCTGCGGATGCCGGCCCATTTAGTCCGGCCGGGGGCCGTGGTGCGCTTGTTCAACCCCCTGGGGCAACTTGTACGGGAACAAGCCTGGTCGGCTTCCCACCCCGAACTCTGGCTTGGACCGCTGTCGCCGGGTATCTACTCGGTGCACATGGCAACGCGTGAAGGGCCAGTAACCAAGCGGCTCGTGGTGCGCTAA
- a CDS encoding replication initiation protein, translating to MPYLLRLKANGNFTSARLNQVRKIKNPYGHRIYWWCMEWVNFGRTERTIELDKLKFMLGMTKGEYEGRFNNFNSKVLTKAQQACAETDLPFSYRVNRERGVPISITFHFQLVTHEDRSATETTSEQEVGLPWEAALLRAGIGKASLPIIRAQLAAQEYDEGYLHYVLRITEKQQALGKIKKSAKDYLYKGIIEKHMLTDYLHQALPAVPAKVSPVVAAQSRPRVVFQYWEVEGFYQEEQKIKRNAETFPEFLERKYLTKGFRVVEEGSKKFVVRDAQ from the coding sequence ATGCCCTACTTGCTGCGGTTGAAAGCCAACGGCAACTTCACTTCGGCACGCCTCAACCAAGTCCGTAAGATCAAGAATCCGTACGGCCACCGCATTTACTGGTGGTGCATGGAATGGGTAAATTTCGGTCGTACAGAGCGAACCATTGAACTGGACAAGCTTAAATTCATGCTGGGCATGACTAAGGGCGAATACGAGGGGCGTTTCAACAATTTTAACAGCAAGGTGTTGACCAAGGCCCAACAGGCATGCGCCGAAACGGACTTACCCTTTAGCTACCGCGTTAATCGGGAACGGGGAGTGCCGATCAGCATTACCTTCCATTTCCAGTTGGTGACGCACGAAGACCGGAGTGCTACCGAAACAACCTCCGAACAGGAGGTGGGGTTACCCTGGGAGGCGGCATTGCTTCGCGCGGGAATCGGTAAAGCGAGCCTACCTATTATTCGCGCCCAACTTGCCGCCCAGGAGTACGACGAAGGGTATCTGCACTACGTGCTGCGGATCACGGAAAAACAGCAGGCCCTAGGGAAAATCAAAAAGTCGGCGAAGGATTACCTCTACAAGGGCATCATCGAGAAGCACATGTTAACCGATTACCTGCACCAAGCACTTCCTGCCGTGCCGGCCAAGGTTTCGCCGGTTGTTGCCGCGCAGAGCCGACCTCGCGTAGTATTCCAGTACTGGGAAGTGGAGGGCTTCTATCAAGAAGAGCAGAAGATAAAGCGTAACGCGGAAACCTTTCCCGAATTTCTGGAGCGCAAATACTTAACCAAGGGGTTCCGGGTTGTTGAAGAGGGTAGCAAGAAGTTTGTTGTACGCGATGCTCAGTAA
- a CDS encoding replication initiation protein, with amino-acid sequence MLTMDEMSKGATKSNSLKALQPESEVAVVSVRVDPEAFIKQHNALINASFNLITLEMRLFVSLLARIRPEDDSFQYHFVHTKELIPERSGGAIYQEVRRMVDSIGAQMLKIERLVEDEGKLKRRKNPNYEVIPLMARVYYDTQAGG; translated from the coding sequence ATGCTAACCATGGATGAGATGTCGAAAGGTGCTACTAAATCGAATTCGCTCAAGGCGCTGCAACCGGAATCGGAAGTAGCTGTCGTTTCCGTACGAGTTGACCCCGAGGCATTTATCAAGCAGCATAACGCGCTGATCAACGCTTCCTTCAATTTAATTACCTTGGAAATGCGGCTATTTGTGAGTTTACTAGCTCGCATCCGGCCGGAAGACGATTCGTTTCAGTACCATTTCGTGCACACCAAAGAGTTGATTCCCGAACGGAGCGGCGGCGCTATCTATCAGGAAGTGCGCCGAATGGTAGATTCGATTGGGGCGCAAATGCTGAAAATTGAGCGCTTAGTTGAAGACGAAGGCAAGCTCAAGCGCCGCAAGAACCCAAACTATGAAGTGATTCCGCTAATGGCACGAGTATACTATGATACTCAGGCGGGGGGGTAA
- a CDS encoding dihydrofolate reductase family protein yields the protein MLEQGLVDEVLLLVYPALLGRGKRFFRKRTLRANSR from the coding sequence TTGCTCGAGCAGGGCTTGGTCGACGAAGTACTACTACTGGTTTACCCGGCTTTGCTGGGCCGGGGCAAACGCTTTTTTCGGAAACGGACGCTCCGCGCGAACTCGCGCTAG
- a CDS encoding ParA family protein, with the protein MHIITFANNKGGVGKTTSALSVAHTLANTGHQVVLLDCDPQANASKTFDVPADTPHIGEVLGERIQLSQALFRVSATLQLVRAERTLAQQEKIFGTQPDYVFFLREQLATLKAVDYVIIDTPPSLAALTVASLVASEAVYIPLHPEFFGNEGMTALLDMCARLQKNFNPKLRVGGIFFTEYAPTYRRALHHQVVQQLKEDPILGPLIMQTTIRENVALPESQSMRQSIYAWAPQSNGSADYKQLTEEILSTLSRK; encoded by the coding sequence ATGCACATTATCACGTTCGCTAACAATAAAGGAGGGGTTGGTAAAACAACCTCTGCTCTATCAGTGGCACATACGTTGGCGAATACGGGCCACCAAGTGGTATTACTCGATTGCGACCCGCAAGCCAATGCCAGCAAAACGTTTGATGTACCGGCTGACACCCCGCACATAGGGGAGGTTCTTGGTGAGCGGATTCAACTCTCCCAAGCCCTATTCAGAGTCAGCGCCACACTTCAGCTAGTAAGGGCGGAGCGTACGCTGGCGCAGCAGGAAAAGATTTTCGGTACGCAGCCGGACTACGTTTTCTTTTTGCGCGAGCAGCTGGCCACGCTCAAAGCCGTTGATTACGTGATCATCGACACGCCGCCCTCCCTCGCCGCCCTGACCGTGGCCTCCTTAGTGGCCAGTGAAGCGGTCTACATTCCGCTGCACCCGGAATTCTTCGGCAATGAGGGCATGACCGCCTTATTGGATATGTGTGCACGCCTACAAAAGAACTTCAACCCGAAACTACGCGTTGGTGGTATCTTCTTTACCGAGTACGCACCAACTTACCGGCGCGCGCTGCACCACCAAGTGGTCCAGCAGTTGAAAGAAGATCCCATCCTGGGCCCTTTAATCATGCAGACCACCATTCGGGAAAACGTGGCCTTGCCGGAATCGCAAAGTATGCGGCAGAGTATTTACGCGTGGGCGCCGCAATCCAACGGCTCGGCTGACTACAAGCAGCTAACCGAGGAGATACTCAGTACTCTGTCCCGTAAATAA
- a CDS encoding heme-binding protein, whose translation MSGPAGARGWNMIALPYQHAPAPPAGFKFRVLMNQYNEELIFSFVDDDMPNRGLSRPGEPDFDQFVVTLDYQQKITQVEAQDRPDSGGLAGLSGLPIHHEPGLWLYDKNRRVKEDHIQGNNVTEVELDVARLASIPHGNSVLALGTSAVHKGMPAIPPLSGLPAGRFENVLTADYDFRDATAPDPYLEPYKHYIAHPFMGNAGGIPGFPGFNPADMNQILRFANQGVNIVRTTTLSVDTTRKRAGITNAPFSVREAEPVSMKSTFWI comes from the coding sequence GTGTCTGGACCGGCCGGGGCAAGGGGGTGGAACATGATTGCCCTCCCGTACCAGCACGCGCCCGCGCCGCCAGCAGGATTTAAATTTCGCGTGCTGATGAATCAGTACAACGAAGAGTTAATCTTCTCCTTTGTCGACGATGATATGCCTAATCGTGGTCTGTCGCGGCCCGGCGAACCCGATTTCGACCAGTTCGTGGTCACCCTGGACTACCAACAGAAGATCACCCAAGTGGAAGCCCAAGACCGACCCGATAGCGGCGGTCTCGCGGGGTTATCCGGCCTGCCAATCCACCACGAACCAGGTTTATGGTTGTACGATAAGAATCGCCGGGTTAAAGAGGACCACATCCAGGGAAACAACGTGACGGAAGTGGAACTCGATGTCGCCCGACTTGCCTCGATTCCGCACGGCAATTCCGTCCTGGCCCTGGGCACCTCAGCGGTTCACAAAGGTATGCCGGCAATTCCACCGCTAAGTGGGCTGCCTGCGGGCCGCTTTGAGAACGTTCTGACGGCAGACTACGACTTCCGGGATGCCACTGCTCCCGACCCGTATCTGGAGCCGTACAAGCATTACATCGCCCATCCGTTTATGGGAAACGCCGGCGGGATTCCGGGGTTTCCTGGATTCAATCCGGCGGACATGAACCAGATTCTTCGTTTCGCCAACCAGGGCGTGAATATAGTTCGGACTACCACGTTGAGTGTTGACACGACTCGGAAGCGGGCTGGAATAACCAATGCGCCTTTCTCGGTGCGCGAGGCCGAGCCGGTCAGTATGAAGTCCACCTTTTGGATCTAG
- a CDS encoding GNAT family N-acetyltransferase, which translates to MEYSIGQAQPGDVLPYHLLLLADENPLLIEQYLPRSLVYVVHVNGQAQGICLLEPRGEHGEIVSIAVEPSYQGRGLGRALLRHVTAQSRQLGLQQLLIKTGNSGIGQIALYQQEGFELVGLNLNYFLHAYPQPIWENNIQCKHQLVFELRL; encoded by the coding sequence ATGGAATATTCAATTGGGCAAGCGCAGCCGGGTGATGTTCTTCCCTACCACCTGCTCCTGCTAGCGGATGAAAACCCGCTTCTTATTGAGCAATATTTGCCGCGCAGTCTCGTGTACGTAGTACACGTTAACGGCCAAGCGCAGGGCATCTGTTTGTTGGAACCGCGGGGTGAGCACGGCGAGATCGTCAGCATTGCCGTTGAACCGAGTTATCAGGGTCGAGGATTGGGTCGAGCCCTATTGCGCCACGTGACGGCGCAAAGCCGGCAACTCGGCCTCCAGCAGTTGCTGATAAAAACCGGCAATTCAGGCATCGGACAGATAGCACTTTATCAGCAGGAAGGCTTCGAGCTAGTCGGACTCAACCTTAACTACTTCCTGCATGCTTATCCGCAGCCCATCTGGGAAAATAACATACAGTGCAAGCACCAACTCGTGTTCGAGTTACGGCTGTGA
- a CDS encoding PAS domain-containing sensor histidine kinase, which translates to MPSSVDLLAVFNALPGAYLLLTPALVIEAVSDAYLTSFFTTRQQLVGQDLFDAFGGALGTPEEETITNLRVSLQQVLSTGQPHQMPVQHYPLIEPTTGARVERYWQLLTTPIRDAQGMIQALLHSVTDVTAQTQAATALRLSQAREQQALAALEAQRSHLQEVLLHLPAQIATYRGPDYVYDFVNTRYTKPLPSRRYLGQPIREVLPEVAAQGILAVFDHVYHSGEPYHLPEQELWLDGQGTGQPQQLYLDFFLHPLRDAEGNIYGLLDFSYDVTALVRARQQGEQLNDELEARVLARTREVEAARQAAEAQQHYLRHIFEQAPVAICLMRGPQAVVELLNQRGAALVGSTPAQVIGHPIRQALPALNGQGFEALYARVLQGETLVFNEMPITFHRAQTGQSDHGYYHHTYQPWREETGAIVGVINIGVEVTEQVRARQQVQQLNEELREANSQLRRTNVDLDNFIYSASHDLKAPISNIEGLLQLLNQLLPPATRAEAEIAPVLQMMQVSVERFKRTIAHLTDLTKLQLEFAQPAAAVSLARVVEDVRHDLLPLLEETCGQLTIEIDDCQPLVFSEKNLRLVVYNLLSNAFKYRHPARSPRVRLSCAREQDQLLLRVHDNGLGLNQAQQAKLYGLFQRLHTHVEGTGIGLYMVKKIVENAGGTLSVASEPGQGTTFTVAFPPQALG; encoded by the coding sequence ATGCCTAGTTCTGTTGACTTGCTCGCCGTCTTCAACGCCTTACCCGGCGCTTATCTGCTGCTTACCCCGGCCCTGGTCATCGAAGCCGTTAGCGACGCCTACCTAACGAGCTTCTTTACCACGCGCCAGCAGCTCGTCGGCCAAGACCTGTTCGACGCGTTTGGTGGCGCGCTGGGCACCCCGGAAGAAGAGACGATTACCAATCTGCGGGTTTCTTTGCAGCAGGTGCTTTCCACGGGCCAGCCCCACCAAATGCCCGTGCAGCACTACCCTCTAATTGAGCCCACCACGGGCGCGCGAGTGGAACGCTACTGGCAGTTGCTCACCACTCCCATCCGCGATGCGCAAGGCATGATCCAAGCCCTGCTGCACAGCGTAACGGACGTGACGGCCCAGACCCAGGCCGCCACCGCATTGCGCCTGAGTCAGGCCCGGGAGCAGCAGGCGCTGGCCGCGCTCGAGGCGCAGCGCTCTCACCTGCAAGAGGTGCTGCTCCACTTGCCCGCCCAGATCGCCACCTACCGCGGACCCGACTACGTCTATGACTTTGTCAATACTCGCTATACGAAGCCGCTGCCGAGTCGCCGCTACCTGGGCCAGCCCATTCGGGAGGTGTTGCCGGAAGTGGCCGCGCAGGGGATACTGGCGGTCTTCGACCACGTTTACCACTCCGGCGAGCCGTATCATCTGCCCGAGCAGGAACTCTGGCTTGACGGCCAGGGTACGGGCCAGCCACAGCAACTCTATCTGGATTTCTTTTTGCACCCGCTGCGTGATGCCGAGGGAAACATCTATGGGCTGCTGGATTTCTCCTACGATGTCACGGCGCTGGTACGGGCCCGCCAGCAGGGCGAGCAACTCAACGACGAGTTGGAAGCCCGGGTGCTGGCGCGCACCCGCGAGGTAGAAGCAGCCCGGCAAGCCGCCGAAGCGCAGCAACACTACCTGCGCCATATCTTCGAGCAGGCCCCGGTGGCGATTTGCTTGATGCGCGGCCCGCAGGCCGTTGTGGAGCTACTCAACCAGCGCGGGGCCGCGCTGGTGGGCAGTACCCCGGCGCAAGTGATCGGGCACCCCATTCGGCAGGCCCTGCCAGCCCTCAATGGCCAGGGCTTTGAAGCGTTGTATGCGCGCGTCCTGCAAGGCGAAACTTTGGTGTTCAACGAAATGCCGATTACGTTCCACCGCGCTCAAACCGGCCAGTCCGACCACGGCTATTATCATCATACCTACCAGCCTTGGCGCGAGGAAACGGGCGCGATTGTGGGCGTGATCAACATCGGGGTCGAGGTCACCGAGCAGGTGCGGGCCCGCCAGCAAGTGCAGCAGCTGAACGAGGAGCTGCGGGAAGCCAACAGTCAACTCCGGCGCACCAATGTGGACTTGGACAACTTCATCTACTCGGCCTCGCACGACCTGAAAGCGCCCATTTCCAACATTGAAGGTCTGCTCCAACTCCTCAACCAACTGCTGCCCCCCGCTACCCGCGCCGAGGCCGAGATAGCGCCCGTTCTGCAAATGATGCAAGTCTCGGTGGAGCGCTTCAAGCGCACCATCGCCCACCTAACGGACCTAACCAAGCTCCAGCTCGAATTTGCCCAGCCCGCCGCCGCGGTCTCACTGGCCCGCGTCGTAGAAGACGTGCGCCACGACCTGCTGCCGCTGCTGGAAGAAACCTGCGGGCAGCTTACCATCGAAATCGACGACTGCCAGCCGCTGGTCTTCTCCGAAAAAAACCTTCGCTTAGTGGTCTACAACTTGCTCAGTAATGCCTTTAAGTACCGCCACCCCGCCCGCTCGCCGCGGGTGCGCCTGAGTTGCGCCCGCGAGCAAGACCAACTGCTGCTGCGCGTACACGACAATGGTTTGGGACTGAACCAGGCGCAGCAAGCCAAGCTCTATGGCTTGTTTCAGCGCCTGCATACCCACGTGGAGGGTACGGGTATCGGCCTGTACATGGTAAAGAAAATAGTGGAGAATGCGGGTGGCACGCTCTCCGTCGCCAGTGAGCCCGGCCAAGGCACTACGTTCACCGTTGCTTTTCCGCCGCAAGCCCTCGGGTAG
- a CDS encoding TetR/AcrR family transcriptional regulator → MKQVPESPAPKAGSAKLSKAARRQQLLAVALVIVREEGADSLTLGHLAARAGVSKPIPYEHFGTRAGLLAELYKSLDQQQVTALRAALQGVQQNLGETADVLATAYIHCAADTSGEIYAVGAALSGSEEMGAVHQELLAGYVQLFAAALAPHSPLPPDELHRRCVGLVGAGEALSLLMVGGQCRESDAAATFSALIRGGVQALSSTRNDQK, encoded by the coding sequence ATGAAACAGGTACCAGAATCACCAGCACCCAAGGCCGGCTCGGCTAAGCTTTCAAAGGCGGCCCGCCGCCAACAGTTACTCGCGGTGGCCCTCGTCATTGTGCGCGAAGAAGGAGCCGATAGTTTAACGCTAGGGCACTTGGCGGCCCGGGCCGGCGTCTCCAAGCCTATTCCCTACGAGCACTTCGGCACCCGGGCGGGGCTGCTGGCCGAGCTCTACAAGTCGCTGGATCAGCAGCAGGTGACGGCTTTGCGCGCAGCCCTGCAGGGAGTCCAGCAGAACCTGGGCGAAACGGCCGACGTGCTCGCGACGGCCTATATCCACTGCGCCGCGGATACGAGCGGCGAAATTTACGCGGTGGGGGCGGCCCTCTCGGGCAGCGAGGAAATGGGGGCGGTGCACCAGGAGTTGCTTGCGGGGTACGTGCAGCTGTTCGCGGCGGCACTAGCACCGCACAGCCCGCTGCCGCCCGACGAGCTGCACCGACGCTGCGTGGGGCTGGTTGGGGCGGGTGAAGCTTTGTCGCTGCTCATGGTAGGAGGCCAGTGCCGCGAGTCGGATGCGGCCGCCACCTTTTCCGCTTTGATTCGGGGCGGCGTGCAGGCGCTCTCGTCCACCCGCAACGATCAGAAGTAA
- a CDS encoding helix-turn-helix domain-containing protein: MPAGLAVDMDIYYHTWPPSAHLQPFIRELLLLDVTAAPGEVVPAKAMAANTEQCLVFYLHGQVTALHSESGTTTVYAPTVLNGTQSARFDFYSSSRFRMLSVQFQPGVLTKFVRVPLPEFTNARIDAEAVLAADIRRVQEQLLEAPTDTILLERVEAYLWQRIQHLRISFEPFDRALLALATHPQGYSLDQLAHEACLSVSQLERRFVQQLGVGPKLYARISRFSQAHALKQARPELDWLHVALACGYYDYQHLVKDFRQFAHATPPALLLAQAQAPDRLARNRR, encoded by the coding sequence ATGCCCGCTGGCCTCGCCGTGGATATGGATATTTACTACCACACTTGGCCGCCTTCCGCGCATTTGCAGCCCTTCATTCGGGAGCTGCTGCTGCTGGACGTAACGGCCGCGCCGGGCGAAGTGGTGCCGGCCAAGGCCATGGCGGCCAATACGGAGCAGTGTCTGGTGTTCTACCTGCACGGGCAGGTAACGGCCCTGCACTCGGAATCGGGTACAACGACCGTGTATGCCCCCACCGTGCTCAATGGCACCCAGTCCGCTCGCTTCGATTTCTACAGCAGTTCCCGGTTTCGCATGTTGTCGGTGCAGTTTCAGCCCGGCGTGCTAACCAAGTTTGTGCGTGTGCCCCTGCCCGAGTTCACCAACGCGCGCATCGACGCGGAGGCGGTGCTGGCGGCCGACATCCGGCGGGTGCAAGAGCAATTGCTGGAGGCACCCACTGACACCATCCTCTTGGAGCGGGTTGAAGCCTACCTCTGGCAGCGCATTCAGCACCTACGCATCTCGTTCGAGCCCTTCGACCGGGCCCTGCTAGCGCTGGCCACCCATCCGCAGGGCTACTCGCTCGACCAGCTCGCGCACGAGGCCTGCCTGTCGGTAAGCCAGCTGGAGCGGCGCTTTGTGCAGCAGCTCGGCGTGGGCCCCAAGCTCTACGCGCGCATCAGCCGCTTCAGTCAGGCCCACGCCCTCAAACAGGCCCGGCCCGAGCTGGACTGGCTGCACGTGGCGCTGGCCTGCGGCTACTACGATTACCAGCATTTGGTCAAGGACTTTCGGCAGTTCGCCCACGCCACCCCACCCGCTTTGCTGCTGGCGCAGGCCCAGGCACCTGACCGTCTGGCGCGAAACAGGCGCTAA